The sequence below is a genomic window from Terriglobales bacterium.
TTCAGGGCTTATTCGAGAAGTTGGAAGAAGAGACGGAAGAGCTGAAGAAGGATCTCAAAGAGTTTCCCGCGCCCGGCCCGCGTCCTCAGGGACGCGGTATCGCCGGATCAGGCTCCACTCAAATTTCTGAAGCATTGCGCCAGCGGCTGGAAGACGAAATTGGAGATCTGTTCTTCGTGGTGGTGAATCTGGCACGTTATCTTTCCGTGGATTCGGAGTTGGCCCTGAAAAAGACCAATCGCAAGTTCAGGCGCCGCTTTCAGTATGTTGAAGAGCAATTGCGGGCCCAGGGACGAAAACTGGAAGAAGCTTCTTTGCAGGAGATGGAATCATTGTGGCAAAAGTCGAAGCCGCAAGGGCAACCGGAATGATGGGCACAGAATCAATTGTCGTCCGCAGGTGTACGGAATTTGCGGAGCTGCAAGCCTGCATGGCCATGCAGAAAGAGGTTTGGCACTTTGAGGATGCCGACCTGGTTCCACTGCGCATGTTCGTAGTAGCACAAAAGATAGGAGGACAAGTGATCGGGGCGTTTGATCGCAAAGATCTGGTGGGATTTCTGCTCTCTATCCCCGGATCGCGCTCCGGATGCTCCTATCTGCACTCTCACATGCTGGCCGTGCGCGAGCAATATCGTAACTCCGGACTTGGCCAAAGATTGAAGTGGTTTCAGCGCGAGGACGCAATGGCCCGCAACTTCGATCTCATCGAATGGACCTTTGATCCCCTGGAGATCAAGAATGCTTATATGAATATCGTGAAGCTGGGTGCCATCGCACGCCGCTATAACCTCAACCAGTATGGAACGACCTCTTCGCCTTTGCACGGAGGTCTCCCCACCGACCGGCTGGTTGCCGAATGGTGGCTGCGGTCACGGCGCGTAGCCAATGTTTTGCAAGGTACAGCATTTCAAGTACAGACCACTCTTGAAATTGAGATACCGGCCCAAATTAACGAATGGAAGTCAGCGGCCCAAACCCGCGAACAGGCGAAGCAGGTCCAATCGCGCAACCGCGAGGCATTTCTCAAGGCTTTCTCCGAAGGCTTCGCAATTTTGGGTTACGAACGCGATACGCGAGGCAACGGAAAATTTCTGCTGGGCCGCTGGGATGAATCCTGGTTGTGTGCTCCTGAAGTATGACTTCCTATGATTAAGATCGAAGCCATCACGCTGCGCGAGATCCGCATGCCGCTGGTGCACTTCTTTGAGACCAGCTTTAGCCGGACTTATGACCGTCGCATTCTTCTGATTTGCCTTCATTGCCAAGGAATAGAGGCCTGGGGAGAGTGCGTCGCCGGAGAGGGTCCGCACTATTCCGAAGAATCCATTGATACCGCCTGGTATGTGACTCGTGAATATTTAGCGCCTGCCATCCTGGGAAAAACTCTCGAACGCGGTGGTGATTCCGTGCCTTTGTTTGCTGCAGTTCGCGGGCATCGTATGGCCAAGGCCGCAGTTGAGAATGCGTTGTGGCACGCTGAATCTATAGAGAAGGGAGTTCCTCTCTGGAACCTGCTGGGTGGCACACGCTCTGAAGTTCCGTGTGGAGTTTCCATCGGCATACAGGACTCAGTCGAACAACTGCTGGAAAAAATCCAAATCGAATTGGCTTCTGGCTACCAGCGCATCAAAGTCAAGATCAAACCCGGTTGGGATGTTAGCGTGATCGAACGCATTCGTGCCCGTTGGCCCAAGATTGTGCTGAGCTGCGATGCCAATTCTGCCTACACACTCGAAGACGCCAACCATCTCATGAAGCTTGATGCCTTCAACCTGTTAATGATTGAACAGCCCTTATGGAACGATGACGTCTACTTCCATGCCCGGCTGCAAAAGCAGCTTAAGACCGCAATTTGCCTGGATGAAAGCATTCGCTCAGCGCGCGACGCGCAAATGGCTATCGAACTTGGCTCCTGCCGCATCGTGAATATCAAAGTGGGGCGGGTGGGCGGCTTCAGTGAAGCGATTGCCGTGCACAACACCTGCAAGGCTGCAGGAATTCCGGTGTGGTGCGGCGGAATGTTGGAATCCGGCATCGGACGCACCCAAAACCTCGCGCTTTCCACCCTTGAGAATTTCATCTTGCCGGGAGATGTTTCCGCCTCCAAGCGTTATTGGAAAGAGGACATCATCGAACCCGAAGTCCTGGTATCACCCCAGGGTACGATTCAAGTCTCGAATCAAGTGGGGATCGGTCACGCAATCCGAAAAGATTTGATTCAACGGCTCACGGTAAGAGAAGAAACGTTGAGCGCTGTTTCTGCCGGAATCTGATTCTATTTTGCCGGGGCTTTTGAATCGCCG
It includes:
- the menC gene encoding o-succinylbenzoate synthase, whose amino-acid sequence is MIKIEAITLREIRMPLVHFFETSFSRTYDRRILLICLHCQGIEAWGECVAGEGPHYSEESIDTAWYVTREYLAPAILGKTLERGGDSVPLFAAVRGHRMAKAAVENALWHAESIEKGVPLWNLLGGTRSEVPCGVSIGIQDSVEQLLEKIQIELASGYQRIKVKIKPGWDVSVIERIRARWPKIVLSCDANSAYTLEDANHLMKLDAFNLLMIEQPLWNDDVYFHARLQKQLKTAICLDESIRSARDAQMAIELGSCRIVNIKVGRVGGFSEAIAVHNTCKAAGIPVWCGGMLESGIGRTQNLALSTLENFILPGDVSASKRYWKEDIIEPEVLVSPQGTIQVSNQVGIGHAIRKDLIQRLTVREETLSAVSAGI